The Brassica napus cultivar Da-Ae chromosome C1, Da-Ae, whole genome shotgun sequence DNA segment TCTTTCACGATACGGAGCTTACAGAGGCTGTCGGAAAGTGAGGAACtttaacccaaaaaaataagaaagaaggAATTTTCCGAAGATGGGGTGTGATGAGAATGGTGTGAAGAGGACGAGAGAGAGTATGTTATGTCTCTCTCTCAGAGTCAAAAGGGTCGTCGTCGTCTCTTTCGTTTGAGCTTAGGGTTTTAAGCAGTCTGGTTTCTTTGCCCTTTTTGGGGTTGGTAGGTGGGTGGGTGGGGTGGAGTCAGTGGGTTTGGGTGGGACGTAGACGTAGACGccgattagttttttttttttcttttattcttttcttgcattttgtttatatttttctttttaactcaTTATGAATATTAATATTTCATAGTATACTTAGAAACTGGAATGCAACAACACCACGCAATATTTGCCGACATTAAAATGTAGAGCCGTAGAGAAAGTGTTATCGTTTTTTAAGTACATTTTAAATacgaaaagaagaaaattataGAGATAATAGTTAAGTAAATTTTCAATCAAGTTATATGCTCAATAATACTCTCTCAAAAGAAGAGCCCATAGACACATTTCAGTCAACTTTCAGGAAAAAAGTTGCGTGCAAACAATTAGAGAATTTTAAGAGCCGACTCTTAACTTTttcagttaaaagttaagaatcgggttcttatattctgctAAGAACCTTTGTAATAAGAACCCTGCGTTAATGATGTTTAGATCCGCATTTACAGGTTGCTTATTTGATAgactttttttcttatatgcttAACCCAAAAGCCTTTGTGTACTTGTTGTGTAGTTCCTACGTATTGGTAGTGATACAAATACAATGCTTTATGCTTAGTCAGTTGTGCTCAATGGATGGGTAATTAAAGAGCATGTCACTGTTGTCTGTAATGTAATGTACCTAACAACGAGACGCTTTATTAAATCAGCATTTGTTTGCTTTTACTTACTGTTGATCAGTCATCATGTGAAGTAGTATTAAATATCAGAGAAATTTGCTTAAACTAGTTTATCCTTGATGCATTTTTGATCTCTCCACCTTTATCTCAAATTCCAGGTTGAGCTTAATGTTTGCTTTTACTTATGTTGATCAGTCATCATGTAAAGTAGTATTAAGTAGAATATTAGAGAAATTTAGCTTAAACTAATTTATCCTTGATGCATTTTTTATCCTTCAACATTATTATGTTCCTTTATCTCAAATTTCAGGTATAGCTTTTCGATATGTTCGGTAACTTTTAACATGCCTTCTGACACAAACGGGTCAGTTTCATGTTCAACACCACCAAGCTTGAGCTtgacaattaaaaaaaagaaccaaaCATGATTATAAAGTAAACTACTTAAAACAACTGTCACCAACACAGactcataaaaaaaataacaaagatcCATAGAACACAAAGGTTCGTGTGATAATACTGTAAGACATTGTACCATCCAATAGTAATTAAACCATAACTTCGGTAAATAACATagcaactaaaaaaaaaaactcaaagaaCAGAGAATGACAAAGACGAATGAAGCAAAAGTAGTGAGAACCCGAAAGATGCGCAAAAACCCTGCTGAAAAACTCCCCTCCAAAGCTACCAAAATCATCCTAACAAACCACCCTTCAGCTCTTATTCCTCTCAAACATTCCACACATCCATCAGATCCACAAACCTATGATCATCAGTCTTCAGCATCATCACGTTTTCCAGCGCCTTCACTCTCCCTAACCTCCAAAAGCTTCCCAGCAGCTTCCTCATCACCACCTTGCTGAACCTTCTTCTGAGCCTCCTTAGCCTTCAACGCCTGCAACTTGCAATGATTGTAATACGCAACCCCCAAAAACGCGAGCCCGTACCCAAACAGATTCAACGGCGTAACCGTATCCTTAATCACAGACCACGAGAAGGCAATCAAAAGCCAATCCTTAACGACGCCAGCCACATTCATAGTCAACGCCGACGTTTTCCCAACCAACAGAAACACAGCAAGATTCAACGCGAAGGCACACACAGAGTTCGTCCCAAACACAACGAAATCGAAATGAAAGCTCGACGTCTCCCTAAGAACCGGCAACTCAACGAAGATCCAAGGGAAAAACAAAAACCCCAAACAGCAAGGCGCCACGTAATACAAAGATGTAATCGGATTGAGATTGATTCCTTTAGAGGTAAGCAAGATCTGAATCAACACAAGCCTCGTCGCCTCGAAGGCCACCGCCCCGAGCTGAAGCATCACTCCCCAGGTATCGAACTTCGCCTCTCCGTAGGCAGCGATCGCTACTCCGAACGAGATCGAGAGCATGTTCGTCATCGTCTCAGATCTGAACGACTCCTTCTTCAGCAAGACGCCGATCGAGTAAACGGCGACAGGCATGAGGGCTTTGAGCATCTGGATGAAGGAGACGGAGAGGTAGATGTAGGCGGAGTTCGATAGCCAGAGGGAGAGCGAGTACAAGGCCCCGATCGGGACGACGGATCTGAGGTAAGTCTCGCGGGACATTGACACCGGCTCGACGACTTTGAAgactttgatgaggaggacggCGAGAGAGGAGCAGAAGGCCATGTGGATCATGGTGAGAGTGATGGGGAAAGGCCAGTTGTACATCTTCTTGTCGAGGATGTACTTGTTGTAGACGATGACGGTGAAGCTGAGGAAGATCCAGATCGCGACGTAGGTGTAGGAGAGGATGATCTTCTTGATGACTCCATCGCTTAGGGCGCCGCCTTTTCCCATTGTGGCTGGTGGTGGCTTTCGACGGAGGAtgagggaggaggaggaggaggaggtgcgTAGGATAGCGTCGAGGGTGCAGGATAAAAGGGGGAGTGGAGAGGAGACCTTTTGGTGTGGTGTTAATGTAGAGAGAGGGTTGGCATGACTGGGC contains these protein-coding regions:
- the LOC106399396 gene encoding probable sugar phosphate/phosphate translocator At4g32390 codes for the protein MGKGGALSDGVIKKIILSYTYVAIWIFLSFTVIVYNKYILDKKMYNWPFPITLTMIHMAFCSSLAVLLIKVFKVVEPVSMSRETYLRSVVPIGALYSLSLWLSNSAYIYLSVSFIQMLKALMPVAVYSIGVLLKKESFRSETMTNMLSISFGVAIAAYGEAKFDTWGVMLQLGAVAFEATRLVLIQILLTSKGINLNPITSLYYVAPCCLGFLFFPWIFVELPVLRETSSFHFDFVVFGTNSVCAFALNLAVFLLVGKTSALTMNVAGVVKDWLLIAFSWSVIKDTVTPLNLFGYGLAFLGVAYYNHCKLQALKAKEAQKKVQQGGDEEAAGKLLEVRESEGAGKRDDAED